A region from the Beduinella massiliensis genome encodes:
- the rpsJ gene encoding 30S ribosomal protein S10 translates to MANQKIRIKLKAYEHNLIDQSAERIVETAKRTGAKVSGPIPLPTEKEVVTILRAPHKYKDSREQFEQRTHKRLIDIHNPTPRTVDAMMKLDLPAGVEIEIKL, encoded by the coding sequence ATGGCCAATCAGAAAATTCGCATCAAGCTCAAGGCGTATGAGCACAACCTCATCGATCAGTCCGCTGAGCGCATCGTGGAGACCGCAAAGCGCACGGGCGCGAAGGTTTCCGGTCCGATTCCGCTGCCGACCGAGAAGGAAGTTGTGACCATTCTGCGCGCGCCCCACAAGTACAAGGATTCGCGCGAGCAGTTCGAACAGCGCACGCATAAGCGCCTCATCGACATCCACAACCCCACCCCCCGCACCGTGGACGCGATGATGAAGCTTGATCTGCCGGCTGGCGTCGAAATTGAAATCAAACTGTAA
- the rplX gene encoding 50S ribosomal protein L24, which yields MHVRSNDTVVVISGKDKGKKGKVISASPKAGKVIVEGVAMATKHQKPRQQGAPGGIIHKEAAIDASNVMLVCGKCGKATRNAHKVLEDGSKVRVCKKCGAAFEN from the coding sequence ATGCATGTTCGTTCTAACGATACTGTCGTTGTGATCAGCGGCAAGGACAAGGGCAAGAAGGGCAAGGTGATTTCCGCCTCTCCGAAGGCCGGAAAGGTCATCGTCGAAGGCGTCGCCATGGCGACGAAGCACCAGAAACCCCGCCAGCAGGGCGCCCCGGGTGGAATCATCCACAAGGAAGCGGCCATCGACGCGTCCAACGTGATGCTCGTCTGCGGGAAGTGCGGCAAAGCGACCCGCAACGCCCACAAGGTGCTCGAAGATGGCAGCAAGGTTCGCGTCTGCAAGAAGTGCGGCGCGGCGTTTGAGAACTGA
- the rpsQ gene encoding 30S ribosomal protein S17: MSESRNLRKTRVGVVVSDKMDKTVVVAVKNRVRHPLYGKIMNQTTKFKVHDEKNECGIGDTVRVMETRPISRDKRWRLVEIVEKAK, encoded by the coding sequence ATGTCTGAAAGCAGAAACCTGCGCAAGACCCGCGTTGGCGTGGTCGTTAGCGATAAGATGGATAAGACCGTTGTCGTGGCGGTGAAGAACCGTGTTCGTCATCCGCTCTACGGCAAGATCATGAACCAGACCACCAAATTCAAGGTGCATGACGAGAAGAACGAGTGCGGCATTGGCGACACCGTCCGCGTCATGGAGACCCGCCCGATTAGCCGCGACAAGCGCTGGCGCCTTGTCGAGATCGTCGAGAAGGCGAAGTAA
- the tuf gene encoding elongation factor Tu, whose amino-acid sequence MAKQKFERNKPHVNIGTIGHVDHGKTTLTAAITMVLSTMGDAQAMRYDEIDKAPEEKARGITINTSHVEYETEKRHYAHVDCPGHADYVKNMITGAAQMDGAILVVSSPDGPMPQTREHILLARQVGVHYIVVFMNKTDMMDDEELLELVEMEIRELLSAYQFPGDDIPIIKGSALKALEYVQNGGTDPKNAPECQCIFELMDAVDEYIPSPKRATDEPFLMPVEDVFSITGRGTVATGRVERGVVKVQDTVEIVGLMDKPRSTVVTGVEMFRKLLDQAEAGDNIGVLLRGVQRNEIERGQVLAKPGTIHPHTHYMGEVYVLTKEEGGRHTPFFNGYRPQFYFRTTDVTGNIKLPDGVEMVMPGDNVTMECTLITPIAIEEKLRFAIREGGRTVGSGVVTKVIE is encoded by the coding sequence ATGGCGAAGCAAAAGTTTGAGCGCAACAAGCCGCACGTAAACATTGGCACCATCGGCCACGTTGACCACGGCAAGACGACGCTGACGGCGGCGATCACGATGGTTCTGTCGACGATGGGCGACGCGCAGGCGATGCGCTACGACGAAATCGACAAGGCGCCGGAAGAAAAGGCGCGCGGAATTACGATCAACACGTCGCATGTGGAGTACGAGACGGAGAAGCGCCACTACGCGCACGTCGACTGCCCTGGGCACGCCGACTACGTCAAGAACATGATCACGGGCGCGGCGCAGATGGACGGCGCGATCCTGGTCGTGTCCTCTCCGGACGGCCCGATGCCGCAGACCCGCGAGCACATCCTGCTGGCGCGTCAGGTGGGTGTGCACTACATCGTCGTGTTCATGAACAAGACGGACATGATGGACGACGAGGAGCTGCTCGAGCTGGTCGAAATGGAGATCCGCGAGCTGCTGAGCGCGTACCAGTTCCCGGGCGACGACATCCCGATCATCAAGGGCTCCGCGCTCAAGGCGCTGGAGTACGTGCAGAACGGCGGCACCGACCCGAAGAACGCGCCGGAGTGCCAGTGCATCTTCGAGCTGATGGACGCTGTGGACGAGTACATCCCGTCTCCGAAGCGCGCGACGGACGAGCCGTTCCTGATGCCTGTAGAGGACGTGTTCTCCATCACGGGCCGCGGCACGGTTGCGACCGGCCGTGTGGAGCGCGGCGTGGTCAAGGTGCAGGACACCGTCGAGATCGTCGGCCTGATGGACAAGCCGCGTTCCACGGTTGTCACGGGCGTCGAGATGTTCCGCAAGCTGCTGGATCAGGCGGAAGCGGGCGACAACATCGGCGTGCTGCTGCGCGGCGTGCAGCGCAATGAGATCGAGCGCGGCCAGGTACTGGCGAAGCCGGGCACGATTCATCCGCACACGCACTACATGGGCGAGGTATACGTGCTGACGAAGGAAGAGGGCGGCCGTCATACGCCGTTCTTCAACGGCTACCGTCCGCAGTTCTACTTCCGTACGACGGACGTTACGGGCAACATCAAGCTTCCGGACGGCGTGGAGATGGTGATGCCTGGCGACAACGTGACGATGGAGTGCACGCTGATCACCCCGATCGCGATCGAGGAGAAGCTGCGTTTCGCTATCCGCGAGGGCGGCCGCACGGTTGGCTCCGGCGTCGTCACCAAGGTCATCGAGTAA
- the rplN gene encoding 50S ribosomal protein L14, with protein sequence MIQPQTRLKVADNTGAKEIMCIRVLGGSFRQSGSIGDIIVASVKSATPGGVVKKGDVVKAVIVRTHKERRRPDGSYIRFDDNAAVIINDQKQPRGTRIFGPVARELREKDFMKIVSLAPEVL encoded by the coding sequence ATGATTCAGCCGCAAACGCGTCTTAAGGTCGCCGACAATACCGGCGCCAAGGAAATCATGTGCATCCGCGTGCTCGGCGGTTCCTTCCGTCAGTCCGGCTCTATCGGCGATATCATCGTGGCTTCTGTCAAGAGCGCAACGCCCGGCGGCGTTGTGAAGAAGGGCGATGTCGTGAAAGCCGTGATCGTACGCACGCACAAGGAACGCCGCCGTCCCGACGGTTCCTACATTCGTTTCGACGATAACGCTGCCGTTATCATCAACGATCAGAAACAGCCCCGTGGTACCCGTATCTTTGGGCCAGTGGCCCGCGAGCTTCGCGAGAAGGACTTCATGAAGATCGTCTCGCTCGCTCCCGAAGTTCTGTAA
- the rplE gene encoding 50S ribosomal protein L5, translated as MEARLKDKYVTEVIPALQQKFGYKNVNEIPRLEKVVINMGLGDCKDNPKAMDAAVAELETIAGQKAMVTKAKKSVANFKVREGMNIGAKVTLRGERMYHFVDKLVNIALPRVRDFHGVSTKAFDGRGNYALGIREQLLFPEIEYDKVDKIRGMEMIFVTTAKTDEESRELLRLLGMPFAQQ; from the coding sequence ATGGAAGCACGTCTGAAGGACAAGTACGTGACCGAAGTTATTCCTGCCCTGCAGCAGAAGTTCGGTTACAAGAATGTCAACGAGATCCCCAGGCTCGAAAAGGTTGTCATCAACATGGGCCTGGGCGATTGCAAGGATAACCCCAAGGCGATGGATGCGGCGGTTGCCGAGCTGGAAACCATCGCCGGCCAGAAGGCGATGGTCACCAAGGCGAAGAAGTCCGTCGCGAACTTCAAGGTTCGTGAGGGCATGAACATCGGCGCCAAGGTGACGCTGCGCGGCGAGCGCATGTATCACTTCGTCGATAAGCTGGTCAACATCGCGCTGCCGCGCGTTCGCGACTTCCACGGCGTTTCCACCAAGGCCTTCGACGGTCGCGGCAACTACGCGCTGGGCATTCGCGAGCAGCTGCTTTTCCCCGAAATCGAGTACGACAAGGTGGATAAGATCCGCGGCATGGAGATGATCTTCGTCACGACCGCGAAGACCGACGAAGAGTCCCGCGAGCTGCTGCGCCTGCTTGGCATGCCGTTCGCGCAGCAGTAA
- the rpsH gene encoding 30S ribosomal protein S8 encodes MLVNDPIADMLTRIRNAQVAKHDTVMIPASNMKKSIAKILLSEGYIKSVDFIDDGLAGKIKIGLKYSQNKQSVIVGLKRISKPGLRVYARCGEIPKVLGGLGIAIISTSRGVMTDKEARKNEVGGEVLAYIW; translated from the coding sequence ATGCTCGTAAACGATCCCATTGCCGATATGCTGACCCGCATTCGCAATGCTCAAGTCGCCAAGCATGACACCGTGATGATCCCGGCTTCTAATATGAAGAAGTCCATCGCGAAGATTCTGCTGAGCGAAGGTTACATCAAGAGCGTCGATTTCATCGACGATGGCCTGGCCGGTAAGATCAAGATCGGCCTGAAGTACTCCCAGAACAAGCAGAGCGTGATCGTCGGCCTCAAGCGCATCAGCAAGCCCGGCCTGCGCGTATACGCTCGCTGCGGCGAGATCCCGAAGGTCCTCGGCGGCCTCGGCATCGCCATCATCTCGACGTCCAGGGGCGTCATGACGGATAAGGAAGCCCGCAAGAATGAAGTGGGCGGCGAAGTCCTGGCCTACATCTGGTAA
- the rpsS gene encoding 30S ribosomal protein S19: MSRSVKKGPFVSERLLAKIVEMNNTGKKSVLKTWSRASTIFPEMVGHTIAVHDGRKHVPVYIVEEMVGHKLGEFAPTRTFRGHAGEKASARK, translated from the coding sequence ATGAGCAGATCGGTCAAGAAGGGACCTTTCGTCAGCGAACGACTCCTGGCGAAGATCGTCGAAATGAACAATACCGGCAAGAAGAGCGTGCTCAAGACCTGGTCGCGCGCGTCCACCATCTTCCCGGAGATGGTCGGCCACACGATCGCCGTGCATGACGGCCGCAAGCACGTCCCGGTTTACATTGTCGAAGAGATGGTTGGACACAAGCTCGGCGAATTCGCCCCCACGCGTACCTTCAGGGGTCACGCCGGTGAGAAGGCGTCCGCGCGCAAGTAA
- the rplD gene encoding 50S ribosomal protein L4, protein MPKIALMNQEGASVGEIELSEEIFAADVNEAAIHLVVRSQLAAKRQGTQSAKTRGEVRGGGRKIYRQKGTGNARHHSNRAPQFTHGGVVFAPKPRDYVISVPRKVKRLALKGALTSKVNEGEMIVLDKIALDAPKTKLVAAMLKKLGCEKKTLLVLPGKDDSVTRAAHNIPGVTCAYVNTINVLDILAHDKFVITQDAVKLVEEVYA, encoded by the coding sequence ATGCCTAAGATTGCTCTCATGAATCAGGAAGGCGCTTCCGTCGGCGAAATCGAGCTGAGCGAAGAGATCTTCGCGGCCGACGTCAACGAAGCGGCCATTCACCTGGTCGTGCGCAGCCAGCTGGCTGCCAAGCGCCAGGGAACCCAGTCGGCTAAGACCCGCGGCGAGGTCCGTGGCGGCGGCCGCAAGATCTACCGTCAGAAGGGCACCGGCAACGCGCGCCATCATTCCAACCGTGCTCCCCAGTTCACGCACGGCGGCGTCGTGTTCGCGCCCAAGCCCCGCGATTACGTCATCAGCGTTCCGCGCAAGGTGAAGCGCCTGGCGCTCAAGGGCGCGCTGACCTCGAAGGTGAACGAGGGCGAGATGATCGTCCTGGACAAGATCGCCCTCGACGCCCCGAAGACCAAGCTCGTCGCCGCGATGCTCAAGAAGCTCGGCTGCGAGAAGAAGACGCTGCTGGTGCTGCCCGGCAAGGATGACTCCGTCACCCGCGCCGCCCACAACATTCCGGGCGTCACGTGCGCCTACGTCAACACGATCAACGTGCTGGACATCCTCGCGCACGACAAGTTCGTCATCACGCAGGACGCTGTGAAGCTCGTCGAGGAGGTGTACGCGTAA
- the rplP gene encoding 50S ribosomal protein L16, with protein MLMPKRVKRRRVFRGRMKGKATRGNFLAYGDYGIQAVEPGWITSNQIEAARVALTRYTKRGGQVWIKIFPDKPITEKPAETRMGSGKGSPEYWVAVVKPGRVLFEIKGVPEEAAREALRLAQHKLPIKTKFLKREAQNNEVGGEG; from the coding sequence ATGTTGATGCCCAAGAGAGTAAAGCGCCGCCGCGTCTTCCGCGGCCGCATGAAGGGTAAGGCCACGCGCGGCAACTTCCTCGCGTACGGCGACTACGGCATTCAGGCCGTAGAGCCGGGCTGGATCACGTCCAACCAGATCGAGGCGGCCCGTGTTGCGCTGACCCGTTACACCAAGCGCGGCGGTCAGGTATGGATCAAGATCTTCCCGGACAAGCCGATCACCGAAAAGCCGGCCGAGACCCGCATGGGCTCCGGCAAGGGTTCTCCCGAATACTGGGTAGCCGTCGTCAAGCCCGGCCGCGTGCTCTTTGAGATCAAGGGCGTGCCGGAAGAAGCGGCGCGTGAAGCCCTGCGTCTGGCGCAGCACAAGCTGCCCATCAAGACCAAGTTCCTCAAGCGTGAGGCTCAGAACAATGAAGTGGGTGGTGAGGGTTAA
- the rpsC gene encoding 30S ribosomal protein S3, translating to MGQKVNPHGARVGVIMDWSTRWYANKKDFAANLEEDFKLREMLKTRLNGAGISKVDIERSANKVTVNIFTAKPGVVIGRGGAGVEQLKKDIEAFVGKAVSLNIMEIKNPDADAQLVAENIAQQLEKRISFRRAMKQCLGRAMKAGAKGIKTSVSGRLGGADIARSEGYHEGSIPLQTLRANIDYGFAEARTTYGRIGVKVWIYKGQILPKAKKAPAAKTEGGK from the coding sequence ATGGGTCAGAAAGTTAATCCCCATGGCGCCCGCGTGGGCGTAATCATGGACTGGAGCACTCGCTGGTATGCGAATAAAAAGGATTTCGCCGCCAACCTTGAAGAGGACTTCAAGCTGCGCGAAATGCTGAAGACGCGCCTCAATGGAGCCGGTATCTCCAAGGTCGACATTGAGCGCAGCGCCAACAAGGTTACCGTGAACATCTTCACCGCCAAGCCCGGCGTGGTGATCGGCCGAGGCGGCGCGGGCGTGGAGCAGCTGAAAAAGGACATCGAAGCCTTCGTCGGCAAGGCGGTCTCCCTGAACATCATGGAGATCAAGAATCCCGATGCGGACGCGCAGCTGGTCGCCGAAAACATCGCCCAGCAGCTCGAAAAGCGCATCAGCTTCCGCCGTGCGATGAAGCAGTGCCTGGGCCGCGCGATGAAGGCCGGCGCCAAGGGCATCAAGACCTCCGTGTCCGGCCGTCTGGGCGGCGCGGATATCGCACGCAGCGAGGGCTATCACGAAGGTTCCATCCCGCTGCAGACCCTGCGCGCGAACATCGACTACGGCTTCGCCGAGGCCCGCACCACGTACGGCCGCATCGGCGTGAAGGTTTGGATCTACAAGGGTCAGATCCTGCCTAAGGCGAAGAAAGCGCCTGCTGCCAAGACCGAAGGAGGCAAGTAA
- the rplB gene encoding 50S ribosomal protein L2, translated as MGIRVYKPTSPARRFMSVLTYEELTKKAPERSLVEYLKKNAGRNKQGKITVRHQGGGNKIKYRVIDFKRNKDNIPAKVASIEYDPNRTAFIALLNYADGEKRYILAPIGLKVGDTVTSGDEADIKPGNALPIKHIPVGTLIHNIELKPGKGGQLVRSAGNAAQLMAKEGAYAQVRLPSGEVRMISMEAKATIGTVGNSDHSNVRVGKAGKTRHMGIRPSVRGVVMNPNDHPHGGGEGKSPVGMPAPVTPWGKPALGLKTRKHKKYSDKFIVKRAGKK; from the coding sequence ATGGGAATCAGAGTTTATAAGCCGACTTCCCCGGCCCGCCGCTTTATGTCGGTGCTGACGTACGAAGAGCTCACCAAGAAGGCGCCCGAGCGCTCCCTGGTCGAGTACCTCAAGAAGAACGCCGGCCGCAACAAGCAGGGCAAGATCACCGTCCGTCATCAGGGCGGCGGCAACAAGATCAAGTACCGCGTGATCGACTTTAAGCGCAACAAGGACAACATCCCCGCGAAGGTTGCGTCCATCGAGTACGATCCGAACCGCACCGCGTTCATCGCGCTGCTGAACTACGCGGACGGCGAAAAGCGCTACATCCTCGCGCCGATCGGCCTGAAGGTGGGCGACACCGTGACGAGCGGAGACGAGGCCGACATCAAGCCGGGCAACGCCCTTCCCATCAAGCATATTCCGGTCGGCACGCTGATCCACAACATCGAGCTGAAGCCCGGCAAGGGCGGCCAGCTTGTGCGCAGCGCGGGCAACGCGGCGCAGCTGATGGCTAAGGAAGGCGCTTACGCGCAGGTTCGCCTGCCCTCCGGCGAGGTTCGCATGATCTCGATGGAGGCGAAGGCCACCATCGGCACCGTCGGCAACAGCGACCACAGCAACGTCCGCGTCGGCAAGGCCGGTAAGACCCGCCACATGGGCATTCGTCCCTCCGTCCGCGGCGTCGTCATGAACCCGAACGACCACCCGCACGGCGGCGGCGAAGGCAAATCCCCGGTCGGCATGCCCGCGCCTGTCACCCCGTGGGGCAAGCCTGCGCTGGGCCTGAAGACCCGCAAGCACAAGAAGTATTCCGACAAGTTTATCGTCAAGCGTGCGGGCAAGAAGTAA
- the rplV gene encoding 50S ribosomal protein L22, which produces MATRTREKAAARKANCDKRPRAIARYVRISSRKVQIVIDLIRGKKVDEALAILMYTPKAAAPVVEKLLLSAIANAENNLSMDRGSLYVAEVYANPGPTLKRYVARSRGSASPMLKRTSHITVVLDQK; this is translated from the coding sequence ATGGCCACCAGAACCCGTGAAAAGGCTGCTGCGCGCAAGGCGAATTGCGACAAGCGGCCCCGTGCCATCGCTCGTTACGTCCGTATTTCTTCCCGCAAGGTTCAGATCGTCATCGATCTGATTCGCGGCAAGAAGGTAGACGAAGCCCTGGCGATCCTGATGTATACCCCCAAGGCGGCTGCTCCCGTCGTGGAAAAGCTGCTGCTTTCTGCCATTGCCAACGCCGAGAACAACCTCAGCATGGACCGCGGCTCGCTGTATGTGGCGGAGGTTTACGCCAACCCCGGCCCGACGCTCAAGCGTTACGTCGCCCGCTCCCGCGGCAGCGCATCGCCGATGCTCAAGCGGACCAGCCACATCACGGTCGTGCTCGATCAGAAGTAA
- a CDS encoding type Z 30S ribosomal protein S14 — protein MAKTSMILKQQKTPKFSTRAYTRCRLCGRPHSVLRKYGICRICFRELAYKGQIPGVRKASW, from the coding sequence ATGGCGAAGACTAGCATGATTTTAAAGCAGCAGAAGACGCCGAAGTTCTCGACGCGCGCGTATACCCGCTGCCGTCTGTGCGGCCGTCCGCACTCCGTTCTGCGCAAGTACGGAATCTGCCGCATTTGTTTCCGTGAACTGGCTTATAAGGGCCAAATCCCCGGTGTCCGCAAGGCCAGTTGGTAA
- the rplC gene encoding 50S ribosomal protein L3, which yields MKKAIVGKKIGMTQVFTPDGRLLPVTVIEAGPCTVVQKKTAEKDGYEAVQVGFDEYPEARAKKLVNKPETGHFKKAGAAPTRKLKELRLEDCSALEVGAQIKADVFAEGDKVDITGTSKGHGYTGAIYRWSQHTGPMAHGSKYHRGVGSLGANSTPSRVFKNKHMAGHYGVEKVTIQNLSVVRVDAERNLLLVRGAVPGPNGGYLVIRDSVKA from the coding sequence ATGAAAAAAGCTATCGTCGGTAAAAAGATCGGCATGACGCAGGTCTTCACCCCGGACGGCCGCCTGCTTCCGGTTACGGTCATCGAGGCTGGCCCCTGCACGGTCGTTCAGAAGAAGACCGCAGAAAAGGACGGCTATGAGGCGGTTCAGGTTGGCTTCGACGAGTATCCCGAAGCGCGCGCCAAGAAGCTGGTCAACAAGCCTGAGACCGGCCACTTCAAGAAGGCGGGCGCCGCCCCGACCCGCAAGCTCAAGGAGCTGCGCCTGGAGGATTGCTCCGCCCTGGAAGTGGGCGCTCAGATCAAGGCCGATGTCTTCGCCGAAGGCGACAAGGTGGACATCACGGGCACGAGCAAGGGCCACGGCTACACCGGCGCGATCTACCGCTGGTCGCAGCACACCGGCCCCATGGCGCACGGCTCCAAGTACCATCGCGGCGTGGGCTCGCTGGGTGCTAACTCCACCCCGTCCCGCGTGTTCAAGAACAAGCATATGGCCGGCCATTACGGCGTGGAAAAGGTGACGATTCAGAACCTGTCCGTGGTTCGCGTCGACGCCGAGCGCAACCTGCTGCTGGTCCGCGGCGCAGTCCCCGGCCCGAATGGCGGTTACCTCGTGATCCGCGATTCCGTCAAGGCCTAA
- the rplF gene encoding 50S ribosomal protein L6, whose translation MSRIGKLPITIPAGVTVDIAADNTVTVKGPKGTLSQQVNKDITVKQEGNQLVLTRPTDDKPHKSMHGLYRSLLNNMVVGVTEGYAKHLELVGTGYRAQAQGKTLTINIGFSHPVVLEAPENITFETPAPTKIVVKGISKQQVGNLAADIRAIRKPEPYLGKGIKYETEVIRRKEGKTGKK comes from the coding sequence ATGTCTCGAATCGGAAAGCTTCCGATCACCATCCCTGCGGGCGTCACGGTCGACATTGCGGCCGACAATACCGTTACGGTAAAGGGCCCCAAGGGTACGCTGTCTCAGCAGGTTAACAAGGACATCACCGTGAAGCAGGAGGGCAACCAGCTTGTCCTGACCCGCCCCACGGACGATAAGCCGCACAAGTCCATGCACGGCCTGTACCGTTCGCTTCTGAACAACATGGTCGTCGGCGTGACTGAAGGCTATGCCAAGCATCTGGAGCTGGTGGGCACCGGCTACCGCGCGCAGGCGCAGGGCAAGACGCTCACGATCAACATCGGCTTCAGCCATCCGGTCGTCCTCGAAGCACCGGAAAATATCACCTTTGAGACGCCCGCCCCGACGAAGATCGTCGTGAAGGGCATCTCCAAGCAGCAGGTCGGCAACCTCGCGGCCGACATCCGCGCCATCCGCAAGCCGGAGCCGTACCTCGGCAAGGGCATCAAGTATGAAACGGAAGTCATCCGCCGCAAGGAAGGCAAGACCGGTAAGAAGTAA
- the rplW gene encoding 50S ribosomal protein L23, which produces MKNPHDIILRPVLTEKAYDGFEDKRYVFEVAISANKTEIKQAIEAVFDGVKVDTVNTLRTLGKVKRQGRTSGRTPEIKKAYVTLKKDSKTIEFFEGMAQ; this is translated from the coding sequence ATGAAGAATCCCCACGATATCATCCTGCGCCCCGTACTGACTGAAAAGGCGTACGACGGCTTCGAGGACAAGCGTTATGTGTTTGAAGTGGCGATCAGCGCCAACAAGACCGAGATCAAGCAGGCGATCGAGGCCGTCTTCGACGGCGTCAAGGTCGACACGGTCAACACCCTGCGCACGCTCGGCAAGGTAAAGCGTCAGGGCCGTACGTCCGGGCGCACCCCCGAAATCAAGAAGGCCTATGTGACGCTCAAGAAAGACTCCAAGACCATCGAGTTCTTCGAAGGCATGGCCCAGTAA
- the rpmC gene encoding 50S ribosomal protein L29, protein MKANQFSEMTAEQLSDKVKELKAELFTLRFQLATGQLQNTMAIKNVKRDIARAKTVLRSLELKAQA, encoded by the coding sequence ATGAAGGCGAATCAGTTCAGTGAAATGACAGCCGAGCAGCTGAGCGACAAGGTGAAGGAACTGAAAGCTGAGCTCTTCACCCTTCGTTTCCAGCTTGCTACGGGTCAGCTTCAAAACACGATGGCGATCAAGAACGTCAAGCGCGACATCGCCCGTGCCAAGACCGTCCTCCGCAGCCTGGAGCTCAAGGCTCAGGCGTAA